A genomic region of Devosia ginsengisoli contains the following coding sequences:
- a CDS encoding TAXI family TRAP transporter solute-binding subunit, producing the protein MSLLLTRRVAGLAAGALLAVSGSAAVNAQEFINILTGGTSGVYYPLGVALSEIYAEEIEGARTQVQATKASVENLNLLQQGKGELAFALGDSVKAGWDGVEEAGFPAPLTELRAIAAIYPNYVQIVASAESGITTLEELKGRSISVGAPASGTELNARAIFAAAGMSYDDMGKVEYLPYAESAELIKNRQLDSTLQSSGLGVAFIKDLSATMDINIVAIPAETVESIGAPYVASVIPAGTYDGQDADVPTAAIGNILVTRAGVSDETAYQMTKLLFENLERLKASHSAAAAIDPAKALEGLSIPLHPGAERYYKEAGLL; encoded by the coding sequence ATGTCACTTCTTCTCACCCGCCGCGTTGCGGGTCTTGCCGCCGGTGCGCTGCTGGCCGTCAGCGGCAGCGCCGCCGTCAATGCGCAGGAATTCATCAACATCCTGACCGGCGGCACGTCCGGCGTCTATTACCCGCTCGGCGTCGCCCTGTCGGAAATCTATGCCGAGGAAATCGAGGGCGCCCGCACCCAGGTGCAGGCCACCAAGGCCTCGGTCGAAAACCTCAACCTGCTGCAGCAGGGCAAGGGCGAACTGGCGTTTGCACTGGGTGATTCCGTGAAAGCGGGCTGGGATGGCGTCGAGGAAGCCGGCTTCCCCGCACCGCTGACCGAGCTGCGCGCCATCGCGGCCATCTACCCCAACTACGTGCAGATCGTTGCCAGCGCCGAAAGCGGCATCACCACTCTCGAAGAGCTGAAGGGTCGGTCGATTTCGGTGGGCGCCCCCGCTTCGGGCACCGAACTCAATGCCCGCGCCATCTTTGCTGCCGCCGGCATGAGCTATGACGATATGGGCAAGGTCGAATATCTGCCCTATGCGGAATCGGCCGAGCTCATCAAGAACCGCCAGCTCGACTCGACCCTGCAATCCTCCGGCCTCGGCGTTGCCTTCATCAAGGACCTGTCGGCGACCATGGATATCAACATCGTCGCCATCCCGGCCGAGACGGTCGAGAGCATCGGCGCGCCCTATGTCGCTTCGGTCATTCCCGCCGGCACCTATGATGGCCAGGACGCCGATGTCCCCACCGCCGCCATCGGCAATATCCTGGTGACCCGCGCCGGCGTCAGCGACGAAACGGCCTACCAGATGACCAAGCTGCTGTTCGAAAATCTCGAGCGGCTGAAGGCCTCGCACTCGGCCGCTGCTGCCATCGATCCGGCCAAGGCCCTCGAAGGCCTGTCGATCCCGCTGCATCCCGGCGCCGAGCGCTATTACAAGGAAGCGGGCCTGCTCTAG
- a CDS encoding sensor histidine kinase — MRGEIQRHFWLALLAVFAIAGVALGFWWLTYVRQMGGLERQVEDRLTLNVRAVESEIERFRYLPGVIGQDGRVVDMLQHPEALAGMAETNAYLQAVREMSGADEIYVLNLSGETLAASNWNEPGSFVGHNYAFRPYFENAMASGSGRFYAVGVTTGKPGYFLSSRVDAGGRPVGVVVAKVDMAPLASAWAAAGEMSAIADENGIVFLSGDPGWMYRPLQALPGDTVQLLKVQRRYDGIDIAGAAPLTPAADAGAASLILNAGERHLLGRRTVEPDGWQVLSALSLEPMEREARLIGGLAASVAVLALGALVFFNQRRQIVRLKLDQNAVLERRVAERTQALAHEVEERRRAEMELRATQENLIHAAKLAALGRMSAAIVHEVSQPLSALDNTLAAADLHAQREARDEVHRNLGNARNLLRRMQRTVKHLRTFSSRRDPGPPEAVNVAGVIEAALDIVAPQARNDAVHVQADVAPDLPLVAGNAVRLEQVFINLLLNAIEATASAGHNQVQIAAQLGEAGLTVEVGDTGPGIPEGVRERLFEPFFTTKSTGESLGLGLSITRTLLEEFGGSLRFEPRIGGGTIVSVALPLYQAQPARKVVEAV; from the coding sequence GTGCGAGGAGAAATCCAGCGCCATTTCTGGCTGGCTTTGCTGGCCGTGTTCGCTATTGCCGGCGTGGCTCTGGGCTTCTGGTGGCTCACCTATGTCAGGCAGATGGGCGGGCTGGAACGGCAGGTGGAAGACCGCCTGACGCTCAATGTGCGCGCCGTCGAAAGCGAGATCGAACGGTTCCGCTACCTGCCCGGCGTCATCGGCCAGGATGGGCGCGTGGTGGACATGCTGCAGCATCCCGAGGCGCTTGCCGGCATGGCCGAAACCAATGCCTATCTGCAGGCCGTGCGGGAAATGTCCGGCGCCGACGAGATCTATGTGCTGAACTTGTCGGGTGAAACGCTCGCCGCCAGCAACTGGAACGAGCCCGGCAGTTTCGTGGGCCACAATTATGCCTTCCGCCCCTATTTCGAGAATGCCATGGCGTCGGGCAGCGGTCGCTTCTATGCGGTGGGCGTGACGACAGGCAAGCCGGGCTATTTCCTCTCAAGCCGGGTCGATGCCGGGGGCCGACCGGTCGGCGTGGTGGTGGCCAAGGTCGATATGGCGCCATTGGCTTCGGCCTGGGCGGCGGCGGGGGAAATGAGCGCCATTGCCGACGAGAACGGCATCGTCTTCCTCTCCGGCGACCCGGGCTGGATGTATCGGCCGTTGCAGGCGCTGCCGGGCGATACCGTGCAATTGCTGAAAGTGCAGCGGCGCTATGACGGCATCGATATCGCCGGCGCCGCGCCGCTGACGCCCGCCGCCGATGCCGGCGCCGCCAGCCTGATCCTCAATGCTGGCGAGCGTCACCTGCTCGGGCGGCGCACCGTCGAGCCCGATGGCTGGCAGGTGCTGTCCGCCCTGTCGCTCGAGCCGATGGAGCGTGAGGCGCGGCTGATTGGCGGGCTGGCCGCCTCGGTCGCGGTGCTGGCGCTGGGCGCTCTGGTCTTCTTCAACCAGCGCCGCCAGATCGTCCGGCTCAAGCTCGACCAGAATGCCGTATTGGAGCGCCGCGTTGCCGAGCGTACGCAGGCGCTGGCCCATGAGGTGGAGGAACGGCGGCGAGCGGAAATGGAACTGCGCGCCACCCAGGAAAACCTCATCCATGCCGCCAAGCTCGCTGCTCTGGGCCGCATGTCGGCGGCCATCGTACATGAGGTCAGCCAGCCGCTTTCGGCGCTCGACAATACATTGGCGGCGGCGGACCTGCATGCCCAGCGCGAGGCGCGCGATGAGGTGCATCGCAATCTCGGCAATGCGCGCAATCTGCTGCGGCGCATGCAGCGCACGGTCAAGCATTTGCGCACCTTCTCCTCCCGCCGCGATCCCGGCCCGCCCGAGGCGGTTAACGTGGCCGGCGTGATCGAGGCGGCACTCGATATTGTGGCGCCGCAGGCCCGGAACGACGCCGTTCATGTCCAGGCCGATGTGGCGCCCGACCTGCCGCTGGTGGCCGGCAATGCGGTGCGGCTGGAACAGGTCTTTATCAACCTGCTGCTCAACGCCATCGAGGCCACCGCTTCGGCCGGGCACAACCAGGTGCAGATAGCGGCCCAACTGGGCGAGGCGGGTTTGACGGTGGAGGTCGGCGATACCGGTCCGGGCATTCCCGAAGGGGTACGCGAACGCCTGTTCGAGCCCTTCTTCACCACCAAGAGCACCGGCGAAAGCCTGGGACTGGGCCTTTCCATTACCCGCACGCTGCTGGAGGAATTCGGCGGCAGTCTGCGCTTCGAGCCGCGCATCGGCGGCGGCACCATTGTCAGCGTCGCCCTGCCGCTCTACCAGGCGCAACCGGCGCGCAAAGTGGTGGAGGCGGTATGA
- a CDS encoding FadR/GntR family transcriptional regulator, with the protein MIEAGSLIRSLSGRPAARNFHTFVINEIGHGIVTGKFPVGSILASDAVMMETYGVSRTVLREALKTLEAKGLVEARPKVGTRVSPPSRWSFFDPQVLSWHFYAEPDRQFYQSLFDVRRALASRAAALAAQRRTAENIRVMKYWLHQMESVGGDLENHGIAALEIHRTIAETSGNALLRSVIGIIELTVALALKQCQVAGAGDYLSATHQALTRLVTAIGDADAAAAAASAGEAIDLDEAQVMALLP; encoded by the coding sequence ATGATCGAAGCAGGCAGCCTTATTCGCTCGCTGTCCGGGCGACCCGCTGCACGGAATTTCCATACCTTCGTCATCAACGAAATCGGCCACGGCATCGTCACGGGCAAATTTCCGGTCGGCTCCATCCTCGCCAGCGATGCTGTCATGATGGAAACCTATGGTGTATCCCGCACCGTGCTGCGCGAGGCGCTCAAGACGCTCGAAGCCAAGGGCCTGGTCGAGGCGCGGCCCAAGGTCGGCACGCGGGTCTCTCCGCCCAGCCGCTGGAGCTTTTTCGATCCGCAGGTTCTGTCCTGGCATTTCTATGCCGAGCCCGACCGGCAATTCTACCAGAGCCTGTTCGATGTGCGTCGCGCGCTGGCGAGCCGCGCCGCCGCCCTGGCGGCCCAGCGGCGCACCGCCGAGAATATCCGCGTCATGAAATACTGGCTGCACCAGATGGAGTCGGTCGGCGGCGACCTAGAGAACCACGGCATAGCCGCGCTCGAAATCCATCGCACCATTGCCGAGACCTCGGGCAATGCCCTGCTACGCTCGGTGATCGGCATTATCGAGCTGACCGTGGCCCTCGCGCTCAAGCAGTGCCAGGTCGCCGGGGCAGGGGACTATCTGAGCGCGACGCACCAGGCACTGACCCGGCTCGTTACCGCCATCGGCGATGCCGATGCCGCAGCGGCCGCGGCCAGTGCCGGTGAGGCCATCGATCTCGATGAGGCTCAGGTCATGGCCTTGCTGCCGTAA
- a CDS encoding sigma-54-dependent transcriptional regulator — MSRGSIVFIDDEAELCAAAEAWLGVSGFAVTSFTNPQQALDRVDPTDVDCVVTDVRMPGLSGIHVLRHFQAIAPDLPVVLLTGHGDVALAVDAMRDGAHDFIEKPYDADHLVAVLDRATERRRLGRELSRLRRAAGGAELEDRLVGLAPAMDGLRQSVLQLADIDVDVLINGETGTGKEVVARALHDFGARSKGQFVAINCAAIPETIFESEMFGHASGAFTGAAGDRVGKLEFARGGTVFLDEIESMPLALQAKVLRAIQERSIEPLGSNASRPIDVRFIAATKVDLKAESEAGRFRADLYFRLATVELAVPPLRQRREDVPLLFNLFAANAARRFKLPEAAIPQLPAGLAASDWPGNVRELKAVAERAVLGMTRPSAAQERFLPAETLADRVARFEAAAIEAALQDAGGSTAEAAERLGLARRTLNEKIVRYGLRAPADPVR, encoded by the coding sequence ATGAGCCGCGGCAGCATTGTCTTCATCGATGACGAAGCCGAACTCTGCGCCGCCGCTGAGGCGTGGCTGGGCGTGTCCGGCTTTGCCGTCACCAGCTTCACCAACCCGCAACAGGCGCTGGATCGGGTCGATCCCACCGATGTCGATTGCGTCGTGACCGATGTGCGCATGCCGGGCCTGTCGGGCATCCATGTGCTGCGCCATTTCCAGGCCATTGCGCCGGATCTGCCCGTGGTCCTGCTGACCGGGCATGGCGATGTCGCTTTGGCCGTGGACGCCATGCGCGACGGCGCCCATGACTTCATCGAAAAGCCCTATGACGCCGACCATCTCGTCGCCGTGCTGGACCGGGCGACCGAGCGCCGTCGCCTCGGGCGCGAACTCAGCCGCTTGCGGCGGGCGGCAGGTGGCGCCGAACTCGAGGACCGGCTGGTGGGCCTTGCTCCGGCCATGGATGGCCTGCGCCAATCGGTCCTGCAACTCGCCGATATCGATGTCGATGTGCTGATCAATGGTGAAACCGGCACCGGCAAGGAAGTGGTGGCGCGGGCGCTGCACGATTTCGGTGCCCGCTCCAAAGGGCAGTTCGTCGCCATCAACTGTGCCGCCATTCCCGAAACCATCTTTGAAAGCGAAATGTTCGGCCATGCCAGCGGCGCCTTTACCGGTGCGGCCGGCGACCGCGTCGGCAAGCTCGAATTCGCCAGGGGCGGCACGGTGTTTCTCGACGAGATCGAATCCATGCCGCTGGCGTTGCAGGCCAAGGTGCTGCGCGCCATCCAGGAGCGCAGCATCGAGCCGCTGGGCAGCAATGCGTCCCGGCCGATCGATGTGCGTTTCATCGCCGCGACCAAGGTCGATCTCAAGGCCGAAAGCGAGGCGGGCCGTTTTCGCGCCGACCTCTATTTCCGCCTCGCCACGGTTGAACTCGCTGTCCCGCCCTTGCGCCAGCGGCGCGAGGATGTGCCGCTGCTGTTCAATCTTTTCGCTGCCAATGCGGCACGGCGCTTCAAGCTGCCCGAAGCGGCCATTCCGCAGCTGCCGGCTGGGCTAGCTGCCTCGGACTGGCCGGGCAATGTGCGCGAACTCAAGGCTGTGGCCGAGCGCGCGGTGCTCGGCATGACGCGGCCGAGCGCGGCGCAGGAGCGGTTCCTGCCGGCCGAGACGCTGGCCGACCGTGTCGCCCGCTTCGAAGCCGCCGCCATCGAAGCTGCATTGCAGGATGCCGGCGGGTCCACCGCAGAGGCGGCAGAGCGGCTGGGTCTCGCCCGCCGCACGCTCAACGAAAAGATCGTCCGCTACGGGCTGCGCGCGCCAGCCGATCCCGTCAGGTAG
- a CDS encoding ABC transporter permease — MKRLQLERLANPQLLALVAVLLINWLLFPNFFRITWQDGRLFGSVIDVLNRGAPVAILAIGMTGVIATKGVDLSVGAIMAVCGAVAATMVVAGYPTPVAVIAALSVGLVCGLWNGFLVAVLDIQPIIATLVLMVAGRGIAQLITEGYIVTFNDPALIFIGTGSFLGFPMAAVIALVLMVLVTLLVRRTAIGLFIQAIGVNRAAASLAGIHSRMLLMLVYALSGFCAAIAGVIVAADIRGADANNSGLWLELDAILAVVIGGTSLLGGKFSIPLAVVGALIIQAMNTGILVSGFRPEFNLIVKAGMIILILMLQSPLVGTVMGFFKRDTRQATPK; from the coding sequence ATGAAGCGTCTCCAGCTCGAACGCCTGGCCAATCCGCAATTGCTGGCGCTGGTCGCGGTGTTGCTGATCAACTGGCTGCTGTTCCCCAATTTCTTCCGCATCACCTGGCAGGATGGGCGCCTGTTCGGCAGCGTTATCGACGTGCTCAATCGCGGTGCACCGGTGGCGATCCTGGCCATCGGCATGACTGGTGTCATCGCCACAAAGGGCGTCGACCTGTCGGTCGGCGCCATCATGGCGGTTTGCGGCGCGGTTGCGGCGACCATGGTCGTGGCGGGTTACCCTACGCCGGTCGCCGTGATTGCCGCTTTATCAGTGGGTCTGGTCTGCGGGCTGTGGAACGGCTTCCTCGTCGCTGTGCTGGATATCCAGCCGATCATTGCCACTTTGGTGCTTATGGTGGCCGGTCGCGGCATCGCCCAGTTGATCACCGAGGGCTATATCGTCACCTTCAACGATCCGGCGCTGATCTTCATCGGCACCGGCTCCTTCCTCGGCTTCCCCATGGCGGCTGTCATCGCGCTGGTGCTGATGGTTCTGGTGACCCTGCTGGTGCGGCGCACCGCCATCGGGCTCTTCATCCAGGCCATCGGCGTCAACCGCGCCGCCGCCTCGCTGGCCGGCATCCATAGCCGCATGTTGCTGATGCTGGTCTATGCGCTGTCAGGTTTCTGCGCCGCCATTGCCGGCGTCATCGTCGCCGCCGATATCCGCGGCGCCGACGCCAACAATTCCGGCCTCTGGCTCGAGCTGGACGCCATCCTCGCCGTAGTCATCGGCGGCACGTCGCTGCTCGGCGGCAAGTTTTCCATACCCCTCGCGGTGGTCGGCGCGCTCATCATCCAGGCCATGAATACCGGCATCCTGGTCTCCGGTTTCCGGCCCGAATTCAACCTCATCGTCAAGGCCGGGATGATCATCCTCATCCTGATGCTGCAATCGCCGCTGGTCGGCACGGTGATGGGCTTTTTCAAACGCGATACCAGGCAGGCGACCCCGAAATGA
- a CDS encoding TRAP transporter permease, with amino-acid sequence MTTVPPTTMAPESVEEAVEGLPPGFGTGLMGRIAFGIAIAFALFQLWTAAYGTLPSQVVRAMHVGFLLLLGFGLIGNLVAKTIWSRIFFWTLAILGFLTGVYNWVFYADLLKRSSFLTPLDLVAGSVVVVLVFEAARRLMGLPLAIISGIFLAYCFFGQYMPGPFVHRGYDFAQIVEHFGFGTEGIYGTPTYVSSAYIFIFVVFAAFLERAGMIRLFNDFALGMVGGWRGGPAQVCTLSSALMGTISGSGIANVVASGQFTIPLMKRFGFRSAFAGGVEATSSMGGQIMPPIMGAVAFIMAETLDVPYSTIVIAALIPAMLYFATCFWVVHLEAGKAGLRGMSKAELPNPWHAVRDHWPLVLPLAALVYLLFAGYTPIFAGTMGLALVVVLILGTPLAAAIGPRVFRYVFWIALGLASAAFLRFGVNLLMLVIAALVLACVFVNGGRETLAIVRDSLAEGARNALPVGIACAIVGIVIGTLTLTGIASTFIGAIIAIGENNLFLSLVLTMCTCLVLGMGIPTIPNYIITSSLAGPALLELGVPLLVSHMFVFYFGIMADLTPPVALACFAAAPMAKTSGLKISIQATKLAAAGFIVPFMAVYTPSLMLQDGGAIAAQFGYPVEVVYIVFKTVLAIGLLGVAVVGYLFGPANWLERIAAFAIGILLMLALPLTDEAGFVLAVALIGQHWWRMRRPALGAAS; translated from the coding sequence ATGACCACAGTTCCGCCGACCACCATGGCGCCCGAGAGTGTCGAAGAAGCCGTGGAGGGTCTGCCGCCCGGCTTCGGCACGGGCCTTATGGGCCGTATCGCTTTCGGAATCGCCATAGCCTTCGCGCTGTTCCAGCTCTGGACAGCCGCCTATGGCACGCTGCCCAGCCAGGTCGTGCGCGCCATGCATGTCGGGTTCCTGCTGCTGCTCGGCTTCGGCCTGATCGGCAATCTGGTCGCCAAGACTATCTGGAGCCGCATTTTCTTCTGGACCCTGGCCATTCTCGGTTTTCTCACCGGGGTCTATAACTGGGTCTTCTATGCTGACCTGCTCAAGCGCAGCAGCTTCCTGACGCCACTCGACCTAGTCGCGGGCAGTGTTGTCGTCGTGCTGGTCTTCGAGGCAGCGCGACGCCTGATGGGCCTGCCGCTCGCCATTATCTCCGGTATTTTCCTCGCCTACTGCTTTTTCGGCCAGTACATGCCCGGTCCCTTTGTGCATCGCGGCTATGACTTCGCGCAGATCGTCGAGCATTTCGGCTTCGGCACCGAGGGCATTTACGGCACGCCGACCTACGTCTCCTCGGCCTATATCTTCATCTTCGTGGTCTTTGCCGCCTTCCTCGAACGCGCCGGCATGATCCGCCTGTTCAACGATTTCGCGCTGGGCATGGTCGGCGGCTGGCGCGGCGGGCCGGCCCAGGTCTGCACGCTGTCCTCGGCGCTGATGGGTACCATTTCCGGCTCCGGCATCGCCAATGTGGTGGCGAGCGGCCAGTTCACCATTCCGCTGATGAAGCGTTTCGGCTTCCGCTCCGCCTTTGCCGGCGGGGTCGAGGCAACCTCCTCCATGGGTGGCCAGATCATGCCGCCGATCATGGGGGCGGTTGCCTTCATCATGGCCGAAACGCTCGACGTGCCCTACAGCACCATCGTCATCGCCGCGCTGATCCCCGCCATGCTCTATTTCGCCACCTGCTTCTGGGTCGTGCATCTCGAAGCCGGCAAGGCCGGGCTGCGGGGCATGAGCAAGGCCGAATTGCCCAATCCATGGCATGCCGTGCGCGATCACTGGCCGTTGGTGCTGCCTTTGGCGGCACTGGTCTACCTGCTGTTTGCCGGCTACACGCCGATCTTTGCCGGCACGATGGGCCTGGCTCTGGTCGTGGTGCTGATCCTGGGCACGCCGCTGGCTGCCGCCATCGGACCGCGCGTGTTCCGCTACGTATTCTGGATTGCGCTGGGCCTGGCCTCGGCTGCGTTCCTGCGCTTTGGCGTCAACCTGCTGATGCTCGTCATCGCCGCATTGGTGCTGGCCTGCGTCTTCGTCAATGGCGGGCGGGAGACCCTGGCCATCGTGCGCGATAGCCTGGCCGAAGGCGCCCGCAATGCGCTGCCGGTCGGTATCGCCTGCGCCATTGTCGGCATCGTCATCGGCACGCTGACATTGACCGGCATTGCCTCGACCTTCATCGGCGCCATCATCGCCATCGGCGAGAACAACCTGTTCCTCTCGCTGGTGCTGACCATGTGCACCTGCCTGGTGCTGGGCATGGGCATTCCCACCATTCCCAACTACATCATCACCTCGTCACTGGCCGGGCCAGCTTTGCTGGAACTGGGCGTGCCGCTGCTGGTCAGCCATATGTTCGTCTTCTATTTCGGCATCATGGCAGACCTGACCCCGCCGGTGGCCCTGGCCTGCTTCGCCGCGGCACCCATGGCCAAGACATCGGGCCTCAAGATCTCCATCCAGGCCACCAAGCTGGCGGCCGCCGGCTTCATCGTGCCCTTCATGGCGGTCTATACGCCCTCGCTGATGCTGCAGGATGGCGGAGCGATCGCTGCCCAGTTCGGCTATCCGGTTGAGGTCGTCTACATCGTCTTCAAGACCGTGCTGGCCATCGGCCTGCTGGGCGTGGCCGTGGTCGGCTACCTGTTCGGGCCGGCTAACTGGCTCGAGCGCATCGCGGCCTTTGCCATCGGCATATTGCTGATGCTGGCTTTGCCACTGACCGACGAGGCCGGCTTCGTGCTTGCCGTAGCGCTGATCGGCCAGCATTGGTGGCGCATGCGTCGGCCCGCCTTGGGGGCGGCCTCCTGA
- a CDS encoding sugar ABC transporter ATP-binding protein — protein sequence MADGDYVLEARGVLKIFGNHVALDTVDFGLRPGEVHALLGENGAGKSTLIKILTGAYQPDGGGIYVDGAEVSLDNPLHAQTYGIGTVYQEVNLLPNRSVAENLFLGHQPRRFGFVDFRRMEADARTLLANYDLHIDPSSELGTHSVAVQQIVAIARAVQLSGKVLILDEPTASLDRNEVERLFEVVRGLKAKGLAIIFITHFLDQVFAIADRVTVLRNGRLIDTRPLDDLSRTDVVRLMLGKDIAFSGATDVEPSENPDEVLLDFKGYGRKRSVLPFDLTIHKGEVVGVAGLLGSGRTEVARIMFGADPADQGSVSVNGKPTGLRRTTDAIRHGFGFCPEDRKAEGILGDLSVRENIVIALQGKLGWFKALNRDEQLEIAGRFGEAMDIRAASLDMPVKLLSGGNQQKVILSRWLATDPAFLILDEPTRGIDVGAHAEIVRTINRLREDGMAMLVISSELDEVVAYSSRIVVMRDREMVAELRGKNINPGVIVQAIANHSDEAVA from the coding sequence ATGGCAGACGGCGACTACGTGCTCGAAGCGCGCGGCGTCCTCAAGATTTTCGGCAATCATGTTGCCCTCGACACTGTCGATTTCGGGCTGCGGCCGGGTGAGGTCCATGCCCTGCTCGGGGAAAACGGCGCCGGCAAATCCACGCTCATCAAGATATTGACCGGCGCCTACCAGCCCGATGGCGGCGGCATCTATGTCGATGGCGCCGAGGTCTCGCTCGACAATCCCTTGCATGCCCAGACTTACGGCATCGGTACGGTCTATCAGGAGGTCAATCTCCTGCCCAACCGCTCGGTGGCCGAAAACCTGTTCCTCGGGCACCAGCCGCGCCGCTTCGGCTTTGTCGATTTCCGCAGGATGGAAGCCGATGCCCGCACGCTGCTGGCCAATTATGACCTGCATATCGATCCGTCGAGCGAGTTGGGCACGCACTCGGTCGCGGTGCAGCAGATCGTGGCCATCGCCCGCGCCGTACAACTATCCGGCAAGGTGCTGATCCTCGACGAACCCACGGCCAGCCTCGATCGCAACGAGGTCGAGCGCCTGTTCGAAGTGGTGCGGGGACTCAAGGCCAAGGGCCTCGCCATCATCTTCATCACCCATTTCCTCGACCAGGTCTTCGCCATTGCCGACCGCGTGACGGTTTTGCGCAATGGCCGGCTGATCGATACCCGGCCGCTGGACGATCTGAGCCGCACCGACGTGGTCCGCCTGATGCTGGGCAAGGACATTGCCTTTTCCGGCGCCACCGATGTCGAGCCCAGCGAAAATCCCGACGAAGTGCTGCTCGATTTCAAGGGCTATGGCCGCAAGCGCAGCGTGCTGCCTTTCGATCTCACCATCCACAAGGGCGAAGTGGTGGGCGTGGCAGGTCTGTTGGGCTCGGGTCGCACCGAAGTGGCGCGCATCATGTTCGGGGCCGATCCGGCCGATCAGGGCAGTGTGAGCGTCAACGGCAAGCCGACCGGCCTGCGCCGTACCACCGATGCGATCCGCCACGGCTTCGGCTTCTGCCCGGAAGACCGCAAGGCCGAGGGCATATTGGGCGACCTCAGCGTGCGCGAGAACATCGTCATCGCCCTGCAAGGGAAGCTCGGCTGGTTCAAGGCGCTCAACCGCGACGAGCAGCTCGAAATCGCCGGCCGCTTCGGCGAAGCCATGGATATCCGTGCCGCCTCGCTCGACATGCCGGTGAAGCTCCTCTCGGGCGGTAACCAGCAGAAGGTGATCCTGTCGCGCTGGCTGGCCACCGATCCGGCTTTCCTCATTCTGGACGAACCCACGCGCGGCATCGATGTGGGTGCACATGCCGAAATCGTCCGCACCATCAATCGCCTGCGCGAGGATGGCATGGCCATGCTAGTCATTTCCTCCGAGCTGGATGAAGTGGTGGCCTACAGCTCCCGCATCGTGGTGATGCGCGACCGCGAAATGGTCGCCGAACTGCGCGGCAAGAACATCAATCCCGGCGTGATCGTGCAGGCCATCGCCAACCATAGTGACGAGGCCGTCGCATGA
- the yjfF gene encoding galactofuranose ABC transporter, permease protein YjfF has product MKRSLRPLAATAVIFLIAYALSVAQFPGMLSTRVLGNFLTDNAFLGITAVGMTFVIISGGIDLSVGAVIGFTGVLVAVLISWLGFHPLVAFAIALGVAALFGAAMGVTIHYLQVPSFIVTLAGMFLARGGASVITQDSVPINHDFYNTISDLIIRLPGGGRLSFIGLLMVAVFLFGALLAHRTRFGSYVYALGGNPVSASLMGVPVARTTIQIYMLSSVLAALAGIVFSLYTSAGYPLAAVGVELDAISAVVIGGTLLTGGYGFVLGTFVGVMLLGLVQTYIIFDGTLSSWWTKIVIGVLLFLFIVLQRVIFAASAPREEQPEKV; this is encoded by the coding sequence ATGAAACGCAGTCTTCGCCCGCTCGCCGCCACCGCCGTCATTTTCCTCATCGCCTATGCGCTGAGTGTGGCGCAGTTTCCCGGCATGCTCTCGACAAGGGTGCTGGGCAATTTCCTCACCGACAACGCCTTTCTCGGCATTACCGCCGTGGGCATGACCTTTGTCATCATTTCGGGCGGCATCGACCTGTCGGTGGGCGCGGTCATCGGCTTTACCGGCGTGCTGGTCGCCGTGCTGATTTCCTGGCTGGGCTTTCATCCGCTGGTCGCCTTTGCCATCGCGCTCGGTGTCGCGGCCCTATTCGGCGCGGCCATGGGTGTCACCATCCACTATCTGCAGGTGCCCAGTTTCATCGTCACGCTGGCCGGCATGTTCCTGGCCCGTGGCGGCGCTTCGGTCATCACCCAGGATTCGGTGCCGATCAATCACGACTTCTACAACACCATTTCCGACCTCATCATCCGCCTGCCGGGTGGCGGCCGGCTGAGCTTTATCGGCCTGCTGATGGTCGCGGTCTTCCTGTTCGGTGCGCTGCTGGCGCATCGCACAAGGTTCGGTTCCTATGTCTATGCTCTGGGCGGCAACCCGGTCTCCGCTTCGCTGATGGGTGTGCCGGTGGCGCGCACCACGATCCAGATCTACATGCTGTCCAGCGTGCTCGCAGCCTTGGCCGGAATCGTCTTTTCGCTCTACACCTCGGCCGGCTATCCGCTGGCGGCGGTGGGCGTCGAGCTCGACGCGATCAGCGCGGTGGTGATCGGTGGCACGCTGCTGACCGGCGGCTATGGCTTCGTGCTGGGCACATTCGTCGGCGTCATGCTGCTGGGCCTGGTGCAGACCTACATCATCTTCGACGGCACATTGTCGAGCTGGTGGACCAAGATCGTGATCGGCGTGCTGCTGTTCTTGTTCATCGTGCTGCAACGCGTCATATTCGCCGCCTCTGCACCCCGGGAAGAGCAGCCCGAGAAAGTCTAG